DNA sequence from the Methanofollis formosanus genome:
AGGGTGCGTGTATGAACGCGAGGACGGCTTCTATGTCGCTGACTACGACTACTGCAAGGGCTGCGGCCTCTGCGTCGAGGAGTGTCCGGTGGATGACATCGAGATGGTCCAGGAGGAGAAGTAAACAATGATGGAAATTCTTGAAGGCTCCCACGCGGTCGCCGAGGCCGTGAAGCGCTGCCGCCCCGAAGTGATCGCTGCCTATCCGATCACCCCCCAGACCCATATCGTCGAGGCGCTCGCGAGCATGGTCGCAGACTGTGAACTCGACGCCGACTATATCTGTGTTGAGAGCGAGTTCTCCGCCCTCTCCGCCTGTCTTGGTGCGAGTGCCGCGGGTTCCAGGGTCTACTCCGCGACCACCTCCCAGGGGCTGGCCCTGATGTTCGAGGTCTGCTTCAATGTTGCCGGGATGCGCCAGCCGGTCGTGATGACCATCGCCAACCGTGCGATGGGTGCACCCCTCAACATCTGGAACGACCAGCAGGACTCGATCTCCCTGCGCGACGCAGGCTGGATGCAGTTCTATGCCGAGGACAACCAGGAGGCGAACGACCTCCACTATATTGCCTACAAGGTGGCCGAAGACCACGACGTCCTCCTGCCTGCGATGGTCTGTTTCGACGGGTTCATCCTGACCCACACCTACGAACCGGTGGACATCCCCACCCTGGAGGAGGTCGACGCTTTCCTCCCGCCCTACAAGCCGGTGAACATCCTGGACGCGAAGAACCCGATGTCGCTGGGGATGTATGCGACCCCTGACTACTACATGGAGTTCAGGTACGAGGTCGAAGAAGCGATGAAGCGGGCGCGGAAAGTCTTTGCCGATGTCGGCGCCGAGTTTGGCGAGACCTTCGGGCGCGACTACTCCGGGCTGGTCGAGGGCTACCGTCTTGAGGACGCGGAGATCGCATTGGTGGCGATGGGCTCGATCTGCGGGACGGTCAAGGACGCGATCGACGAGATGCGTGAGGAAGGGAAGAAGGTCGGTCTCCTGAAGATCCGGAGTTTCAGGCCGTTCCCGTCTGAAGAAATAAAGGCAGCTCTCGCTGGTGTCTCGAAGGTGGCGGTGCTGGACAAGAACATCTCGCTCGGGCAGAAGGGTGCGGTCGCCCTCGAGGTGAAGGACGCCCTCTACGGCACCGGGACCGAGGTGCTCGACTACATCGTTGCCCTGGGCGGGCGCGACATCAGAAAACGCGATATCCGGGCGGTCGCCGACCTTGCGGAGAAGGGGATCGGCGACCAGTTCTATGGGCTGAGGACGGAGGTGCTCTAAATGGACCGGGAATCTGAACTCTTCCAGTGCGGCCACCGCGCCTGCGGCGGCTGTGGGCCTGCCCTGGCCGCAAAACTCATTCTGAAGGGCACGGGTCCGAACACGATCGTGGTGGCCTCGACCGGGTGCATGGAGGTCTTCTCGACCCCGTATCCGGAGACGGCCTGGGGCGTGCCGTGGATCCACTCGCTCTTCGAGAACGCCGCGGCGGTGGCCTCGGGGATCGAGTCCTCCCTCAAGAAGCAGGGACGCGACGAGCATGTCGTCTGCATCTGCGGCGACGGCGCCACCTTCGATATCGGGGTGCTCTGCATCTCGGGTGCCTTCGAGCGGGGGCACGACATCACCTACATCTGCTACGACAACGAGGCCTACATGAACACCGGCATCCAGCGCTCGGGTGCGACGCCGTACGACGCCAACACCACCACGAGCCCAGCCGGCAAGTGCTCCACCGGGAACAAGCGGCCCAAGAAGGATATGCCCGCCATCCTGGCCGCTCATGGGGCGAGTTATGTGGCGACGGCCTCGATGGCCTACCCCAACGACCTGATCAGGAAGGTGCAGCGTGCGGTGAACACTCCCGGCCCCAACTACATCCAGGTCCATGCGCCGTGCTGCACGGGCTGGGGCTTCGACGGTTCGCAGACGATGAAGATCGGTCGTCTCGCCGTCGAGACCGGACTCTGGGTGAACTTCGAGATGATCGACGGCGAGGTGGAGCATGTGAGGAAGGTCGCAAACCGCAAGCCGGTCGAGGAGTACCTCGAGGTCCAGAAGCGGTTCCGCCACCTCTTCAGGCCGAAGAAGAACGAGGAAGAGATCGCCAAGATCCAGGCGATCGCCGACCACAACGCCGGGGCGTTCGCGGTCGACCGGAACTAATATTTTTTGCTGGAAGGCTCTTCTGTCACAGAAAAGCTGAGCCGACCAGAGGGTGCGTCTCCCCTCCCCTCTCTTTGTCTGATCCCGGGATTGATGCTTCAGGATTCTGATCGGATGCTCTGTATCGTATCAGAAAATATATTGCTCTCTGAAGCAACAGGAGTGCGTCAAAGCCGGCTTCGAGGGTCGGCAGGAGATGAAATATGGGCCAGAAGTCCTTTTTTATTGAATTTGCCGTTATCTGTCTCCTCATTGCGGCGATCTCGATCGTGGCCTACACCGGGGTCGGGGGGGAGGAGGAAACCGGGGCTGCGGCGGGGGCTGCCAGTCTCCAGGTCCAGGAGCATGTCGAGGTGGTGCGGGGCGGGGCGGCGACGGTGCCGGTCACCCTTGAGACCGGGGCCGGGACGGTCGGCGAGGTGAGGTACACCCTCTGCCGGGTGACCGCTGCGGAGGAGAAGGAGCAATGCCCGATGCCTGACGGGTTCTCGGTCGGGATCGATCCCATGGTCTTCCATGCAGAACCGGACACCGCTTATCAGGCCGAGATGAACCTCTCGGCATGTCCTGAGTGCAGTCCGGGGGCATATGTCCTGATGCTGGACGCCGGTGTCGCGTCACGCTGGATCGAGGTCACGGTCGTCTGAGTGTCTGCTGCATTAGGGTAAAAGATATTGAGGTGATCCCTCTCGTCATAGGCATGGAGCGAGAGTACCTCACGTCAGCAAGAACCAGGAAGTCCTATACGTTCACCGATCCTCATCACTCGCGCGCCAGGGTTTTGCATTCTGGTAAACAAAAACTTACAGCTACGTATTTCTTGAACTGAAGATTGGGTGTGGAAATAAGGGGTACGAGCGTGATTCTCCCACTTTCCCCCATGCTTGGACGAGGGGCACTGCCCCCGGACAACAAAGTCTTCGTCTTCTCGACTGCCTCCGGTCGTCAGCGAAAACAGAGGTCCACGGAAGATCGAAGATCTTCCTGTCAAGGAAATGCTCTGCATTTCCTATGTTCTCGAACTCGCTCTCGCTTGTTCTTCCAGGAGGAAGATTGAACTGGGAAGGTTAGACCAATGGACATGGAGAGGGGGTTGCGCTATTTTGTCCTATCGTGATGCGGGGGATGGCTGGAAGGAGTAGAGAAGATTGAAAATCTTTGAGCAGTCGAGAAAGCCAGAGGCTTTCGCTGTCCGGGAGGGCCTCCCCCCGGCGAGAAAGGACAAGGGAATACGCTTTATTCTCTCTGTGGGTGGCACATCTGATCGGTCCGTCTTCCTCTGCCAATCACACCGGTGGCACTGCTTTAGGAGCCCCGGGATTGCGATTGAAGCGGGGGAGGCTGAGAAATGGCCGAGATGAGTCTTGATTTGGATGATTGATCGAGCCAAGATACTTTTGAGTGCTCTATGAGAAACTTTTCATGTGGTATGCCTGAGGCGTGCTTTCGCTTCACGAGTGATTCTACAAAGTC
Encoded proteins:
- the porA gene encoding pyruvate synthase subunit PorA, which encodes MMEILEGSHAVAEAVKRCRPEVIAAYPITPQTHIVEALASMVADCELDADYICVESEFSALSACLGASAAGSRVYSATTSQGLALMFEVCFNVAGMRQPVVMTIANRAMGAPLNIWNDQQDSISLRDAGWMQFYAEDNQEANDLHYIAYKVAEDHDVLLPAMVCFDGFILTHTYEPVDIPTLEEVDAFLPPYKPVNILDAKNPMSLGMYATPDYYMEFRYEVEEAMKRARKVFADVGAEFGETFGRDYSGLVEGYRLEDAEIALVAMGSICGTVKDAIDEMREEGKKVGLLKIRSFRPFPSEEIKAALAGVSKVAVLDKNISLGQKGAVALEVKDALYGTGTEVLDYIVALGGRDIRKRDIRAVADLAEKGIGDQFYGLRTEVL
- a CDS encoding thiamine pyrophosphate-dependent enzyme, with translation MDRESELFQCGHRACGGCGPALAAKLILKGTGPNTIVVASTGCMEVFSTPYPETAWGVPWIHSLFENAAAVASGIESSLKKQGRDEHVVCICGDGATFDIGVLCISGAFERGHDITYICYDNEAYMNTGIQRSGATPYDANTTTSPAGKCSTGNKRPKKDMPAILAAHGASYVATASMAYPNDLIRKVQRAVNTPGPNYIQVHAPCCTGWGFDGSQTMKIGRLAVETGLWVNFEMIDGEVEHVRKVANRKPVEEYLEVQKRFRHLFRPKKNEEEIAKIQAIADHNAGAFAVDRN